GACAGTAACGGCGATGCCAATGCCGCAGCAGCGGCTGGTCAACCGGCACCGGACGCAAAACAGAATGTTGCACCAAACAATGTGGATAACAGCCAGATCAACAGCGGTAGCATGAATACCAACTCCACTACTCAGCACAACTCCAAGCAGCATATGAGCAAAGATGAGGTGCATAAAAACACCATGTGTAAAGATGGCCGCTGCCCGGATGTGAACAAAAAGGTTGAAACCGAAAGCGGTAACAACCATAGCGTCGATAAGAAAACCGACGGCACAACCCAGTAAAATCCGGTGCATTAATCATCAGGGAGAGCTTCGGCTCTCCTTACTTTTTCTCTCCAATCTCCCCCGCAAACTGAAAAATCTGTAATGATGTAAGGCGTTAAAATAATTACAAGGAACGACCCGCCTATGGCGCATTCACACTCGCACACTCCCGCAGATGCCAACGCCCGCCGCCTGCTGCTGGCGTTTATTGTTACCGCCGTTTTTATGGTCATCGAAGTGGCCGGCGGCCTGATTTCCGGCTCTCTGGCGCTGCTTGCCGATGCCGGCCATATGCTGACGGACGCCGCCGCGCTGCTTTTTGCGTTATTAGCGGTCTATTTTGCGCGCCAGCCGCCCAGCACTCGCCGGACGTTTGGCTGGCTGCGTCTGACTACGCTTGCAGCATTTATCAATGCACTAGCACTGGTGCTGATTACCGTGTGGATTGTCTGGGAAGCGATTCAGCGTTTCACCCATCCGCAGCCCGTTGCAGGCTTAACCATGATGCTGATTGCGATAGCCGGGCTTGTGGCTAACGTGCTGGCCTTCTGGTTACTGCATCGTGGGAGCGAAGAGAAGAACCTGAATGTTCGCGCCGCCGCGTTGCATGTGCTGGGTGACTTACTCGGTTCTGTGGGTGCCATCGCTGCGGCACTGGTGATTTTGTTCACCGGCTGGACCCCAATTGACCCGATACTCTCGGTGCTGGTTTCCGCGCTGGTATTACGTAGCGCCTGGCGGCTAATGAAAGAGAGCGTTAACGAGTTGCTGGAAGGTGCACCGGGCTCGATGGATATTGGCGCGCTGCAGCGACATCTGCGACGCGCTATCCCTGAGGTGCGTGATGTTCACCATGTGCATGTCTGGCTGGTCGGTGAAAAACCGCTCATGACGCTGCATGTGCAGGTGATCCCTCCGCGCGACCATGACAAGCTGCTAGGTGAGATCCACCACTTTCTGGCACATCATTATGAGATTGAACATGCGACGGTGCAGATGGAGTACCAGCCCTGTAACGGGCCAGACTGCCATCTGGGCGAGACGCAGCCTGAGCACCACCATTCACACTCGCATTAATGCGAAAGCGCGTGAGAGCCCCGCTCACGCGCGCTGTTAATCCACATCCTGCTGCCATTAAGCGCGATAAAGGTCAGGATCAGATACTCCAGCGACATCGCCCAGACGCCCTGCAGTGCGAAGATCGCCACACTTATCACGTTAATCACCACCCACAGTAACCAGTTCTCAACATATTTGCGCGTCATCAGGATCATCGCCACGATGGAGAGCACCATCATGCTGGAGTCCCAGAACGGGAACGCATCGGGCTGTAACTGCGGCATGACCACGTTCAGCCCCAACGCTTGCATGACGGCAACGGCGATTTTCGTCAGAAAGGCAAAGACCGGATCGATAAAGAAGGTCATCAAGCCAATCGCGACCACACATACCGCCAGCCAGCTCATCGCTTTGGGTAACGGCAACCAGCGGATATGCAATTCGGCTTCATTCTGCGAGGTTTGCCGCGACCAGGCATACCAGCCGTAAATGTTGGCGGCAAAGAAAAACAGCTGCAGCAATAAGCTGGCATACAGTTGGATCTGGAAAAAAATAATCGCAAACAGCGTCACGTTGATCAGACCAAACGCATAATTACTGATCTTCTCAAGGCTGGCGAGCCAGATGCACAATAAGCCTGCCAGTGTGCCTGTGGCTTCAATCCATGAAAGATCGTACCCACCGGTGCCAATCGGGATATGCACCAGGATGTTCTGTGTACTAAAAAAATCCATTCTTTCCCCACAGCGTATTGCTACGCATTGATTATTCACTAAGAACGTAGTGTAGCCGCAAAATCGAGCATACGGTTAAGCGGCAGCAGCGCGCCTTCTCGCAGCGCGGCATCAACGTGGATTTCATGCTCCGCGCCACCGTTTTCCAGGCTGTCAGCGATCGCTTTCAGACCGTTCATCGCCATCCACGGGCAGTGCGCGCAGCTGCGGCACGTTGCTCCCTCACCTGCGGTAGGCGCTTCCAGCAACTCTTTTTCTGGCACGGCGTGCTGCATTTTATAAAAGATACCGCGGTCGGTCGCGACGATAAGTTGCTTATTCGGCAGTGTTTTTGCGGCTGCGATAAGCTGGCTGGTTGAGCCGACAGCATCGGCCAGATTCACGACTGCCTGCGGCGATTCAGGATGCACGAGGATGGCAGCATCAGGATAGAGCGCTTTCATGCGCGTCAGCGCCTGCGTTTTGAATTCATCATGCACGATGCACGCGCCCTGCCAGCACAGCACATCCGCGCCGGTCTGTTTTTGTACATAGTTACCGAGATGGCGATCCGGCGCCCAGATAATTTTCTCGCCAAGGCTGTCGAGATGCTCAATTAACTCTACCGCGATGCTTGAGGTCACAACCCAGTCGGCACGCGCTTTCACAGCCGCAGAGGTGTTAGCGTAAACCACCACAGTGCGATCCGGGTGCGCGTCACAAAAGGCGCTGAACTCCTCGATCGGGCAACCGAGATCAAGCGAGCATTCCGCATGCAATGTCGGCATCAGGATGGTTTTTTCCGGGCTGAGGATTTTGGCCGTTTCCCCCATAAAACGTACGCCTGCTACCAGCAGCGTTGAGGCGGAATGTCTGGCACCAAAACGCGCCATCTCCAGCGAATCAGAGATACAACCGCCCGTCTCTTCCGCCAGTTGCTGAATTTCCGGGTCGGTATAGTAGTGCGCAACCATCACCGCATCTCGCTCTTTGAGCAAGCGCTTGATTTTCTCGCGGTAAAACTGCTTCTCATGCAGGTTTAGCGGTGTGGGTTTGGGCGGGAACGGATAGATTGCGGTTTCAGGATCAAACATTACGCTCATCATGCTTACTCGTTTTGCTTGCTTAACTTAATTACCAGAACAACGCAAATGCGTGACGTCATTAGCGCACCGGTGTTTTATATACTAAACAAGATAGCTGATTGGACAAAAAATGTCGTGGGGAATTTGTGTGGAATAGCAGAAAGCAAAAAAGCGCCGCCAGCGCCATTTTTATATTGGTGGGTCGTGCAGGATGACTCGCTTCGCTCACCCTTCGGGCCGTCGCCGCAAGCGGCTCCGTTGTCTCACTGCGTTCGAACCGAACCTGCTGCAGATTCGAATCTTTAAATAGGGCAGATAGCAAAAAAGCGCCTTTAGGGCGCTTTTTTACATTGGTGGGTCGTGCAGGATTCGAACCTGCGACCAATTGATTAAAAGTCAACTGCTCTACCAACTGAGCTAACGACCCCTTTCAGGATTGTACTTCGAAGTTAACCGGCGCCAATGTGATGTTAAATTGGTGGGTCGTGCAGGATTCGAACCTGCGACCAATTGATTAAAAGTCAACTGCTCTACCAACTGAGCTAACGACCCATACGGGTAGCGACTTCGAAGATAATTTTATTGTGACCACATTAAGTGGTTGATCGTGCTGGATGGCTCGCTTTTAGCCGAATGCTGCTGACGCAACGTTATCCTTCACGTTTAACACCATCGCAGGATGTTAAATTGGTGGGTCGTGCAGGATTCGAACCTGCGACCAATTGATTAAAAGTCAACTGCTCTACCAACTGAGCTAACGACCCGAGTGGTGGGTGATGACGGGATCGAACCGCCGACCCCCTCCTTGTAAGGGAGGTGCTCTCCCAGCTGAGCTAATCACCCGATACTGCGCTGGATACTACTTTAAGTGGTGGGTCGTGCAGGATTCGAACCTGCGACCAATTGATTAAAAGTCAACTGCTCTACCAACTGAGCTAACGACCCACTTTTGCGCTGCTTCTGGTTGTGCGATATCCCTTGGCAACGGCGGCATATATTACTGATTTAAGAATTGAGCGCAACAACAATTTCGATGAATATCACTTAACTGCTTATGATTCATGCGACAAGACCAGAAAAAGCTCGATTTCTGGTCATGTGCTATGCATTACATCGAACCAAGACGTTTTTGCGCTTGTTTCGCGCCTTCGGTGCCAGGGTATTTACTGACCACCTGCTGGTAAACCGCCTTCGCTTTTGCTGTATCTCCTTTGTCTTGCATAATCACACCGACTTTGTACATAGCATCTGGCGCTTTAGGCGACTTTGGGAAATTTTTCACAACAGAAGCGAAATAATAAGCAGCATCGTCTTTTTTACCCTTGTTGTAATTCAACTGACCGAGCCAGTAGTTGGCATTCGGGATGTAGGTTGAATCAGGATACTTTTTGACGAAATTCTGGAATGCGGCGATCGCTTCATCCTGGTGGGATTTATCCTGTACCAACGCAACCGCAGCATTGTAATCGGTATTGGCATCACCGCTTTGTACGGGCGCGCCAGTGTTTGCCGCCCCCGTGTTGTCACCAGAATCCGCTACCGGAGTCTGCGTTGCCGCACCGCTCTGATCGCCGGACGTCTGCTGCGTCTGCCCCGTCGCACCGCCACTGCTAAGATTGCCTATCTGCTGCAAAATTTGCTGTTGGCGTTCAACCACCTGGTTCAGTTGATACTGATTTTCCTGGATTTGCCCACGAAGCGTATCAATATCGGCCTGATTATCGGAAAGTTGTTGCTGGAGTTGAGTTAAAAGCTGGCTGTGAGCATTGGAAATACGCTCGAGTTGAGTGACACGGTCTTCGACCGAGCCTGAGCCGACACTACTGATTGGCGCCTGAGCATTAGCGGCCCAGGGGGCCGCTATGCCAACCAGTAACGACAGACTCAACAGATGATGTCTGAAGTTACTGCTCATGCAATTCTCTTAGTAAACCAGTACGGCGCGACGGTTTTTAGCGTAAGCCGCTTCGTCGTGACCCAGTACTGCAGGTTTTTCTTTACCGTAAGAAACGATGGAGATCTGGTCAGCGGAAACGCCTTTACCCTGCAGGTACATTTTAACGGCGTTAGCACGACGTTCGCCCAGGGAGATGTTGTATTCCGGAGTACCACGTTCGTCAGCGTGACCTTCAACGGTAACTTTGTAGGACGGGTTGCTACGCAGGAAGTTAGCGTGAGCATCCAGCATCGCTGCGAAGTCAGAACGGATGTCATACTTGTCCAGATCGAAGTAAACAATGTTGTTCTGCTGCAGCTGTTGCATTTGCAGACGCGCTTGTTCTTCGGAGGACATGTTGCCACTACCGTTCATGCCAGTGCCAGCACCCATCATGCCTTCGCCGCTCTGGTCGCTTGCATTCTTGTGAGAAGAACATGCAGCGATCGCCATTACAGGCAGAGCCAGCATCAGGCCTTTCAGCACTTTATTCAGTTGCATTTCTTTGATTCCTTTATAATCAATTATTTATTATTACAGATACGGTGACCAGGCAGGGAATTTAACCTGTCCATCAGTCGCCGGAATACGCGCTTTGAAACGCCCATCTGTAGAAACCAGATTCAGCACGGATCCCATCCCCTGAGAAGAGCTGTAGATTACCATTGTGCCGTTAGGTGCCAGACTTGGCGTTTCATCCAGGAACGTTGACGTCAGAACCTGTACGCCACCCGCTTCCAGATCTTGTTTAGCGATGTGCTGCTGACCACCGTCAGAGCTAACCATCACCATAAATTTGCCGTCGCTGCTGATATCTGCGTCCTGGTTCTGCGAACCCTGCCAGGAGATACGCTGTGCTGCGCCGCCATTAATGCCTACTTTATAAACCTGCGGACGCCCAGCCTGGTCAGAGGTGAAAGCCAGAGTCTGACTATCCGGGAACCAGGTTGGCTCCGTGTTGTTGCTGCGACCATCGGTGACCTGGCGGATCTGGCCAGAGCCGATGTCCATGACGTAAATGTTCAGGCTACCGGT
This genomic interval from Kosakonia sacchari SP1 contains the following:
- a CDS encoding protein YbgS, which codes for MKMNKLATLLLTTTLTFAGGAAYAADAASSSDSNGDANAAAAAGQPAPDAKQNVAPNNVDNSQINSGSMNTNSTTQHNSKQHMSKDEVHKNTMCKDGRCPDVNKKVETESGNNHSVDKKTDGTTQ
- the zitB gene encoding CDF family zinc transporter ZitB translates to MAHSHSHTPADANARRLLLAFIVTAVFMVIEVAGGLISGSLALLADAGHMLTDAAALLFALLAVYFARQPPSTRRTFGWLRLTTLAAFINALALVLITVWIVWEAIQRFTHPQPVAGLTMMLIAIAGLVANVLAFWLLHRGSEEKNLNVRAAALHVLGDLLGSVGAIAAALVILFTGWTPIDPILSVLVSALVLRSAWRLMKESVNELLEGAPGSMDIGALQRHLRRAIPEVRDVHHVHVWLVGEKPLMTLHVQVIPPRDHDKLLGEIHHFLAHHYEIEHATVQMEYQPCNGPDCHLGETQPEHHHSHSH
- the pnuC gene encoding nicotinamide riboside transporter PnuC, whose product is MDFFSTQNILVHIPIGTGGYDLSWIEATGTLAGLLCIWLASLEKISNYAFGLINVTLFAIIFFQIQLYASLLLQLFFFAANIYGWYAWSRQTSQNEAELHIRWLPLPKAMSWLAVCVVAIGLMTFFIDPVFAFLTKIAVAVMQALGLNVVMPQLQPDAFPFWDSSMMVLSIVAMILMTRKYVENWLLWVVINVISVAIFALQGVWAMSLEYLILTFIALNGSRMWINSARERGSHALSH
- the nadA gene encoding quinolinate synthase NadA codes for the protein MSVMFDPETAIYPFPPKPTPLNLHEKQFYREKIKRLLKERDAVMVAHYYTDPEIQQLAEETGGCISDSLEMARFGARHSASTLLVAGVRFMGETAKILSPEKTILMPTLHAECSLDLGCPIEEFSAFCDAHPDRTVVVYANTSAAVKARADWVVTSSIAVELIEHLDSLGEKIIWAPDRHLGNYVQKQTGADVLCWQGACIVHDEFKTQALTRMKALYPDAAILVHPESPQAVVNLADAVGSTSQLIAAAKTLPNKQLIVATDRGIFYKMQHAVPEKELLEAPTAGEGATCRSCAHCPWMAMNGLKAIADSLENGGAEHEIHVDAALREGALLPLNRMLDFAATLRS
- the cpoB gene encoding cell division protein CpoB, whose translation is MSSNFRHHLLSLSLLVGIAAPWAANAQAPISSVGSGSVEDRVTQLERISNAHSQLLTQLQQQLSDNQADIDTLRGQIQENQYQLNQVVERQQQILQQIGNLSSGGATGQTQQTSGDQSGAATQTPVADSGDNTGAANTGAPVQSGDANTDYNAAVALVQDKSHQDEAIAAFQNFVKKYPDSTYIPNANYWLGQLNYNKGKKDDAAYYFASVVKNFPKSPKAPDAMYKVGVIMQDKGDTAKAKAVYQQVVSKYPGTEGAKQAQKRLGSM
- the pal gene encoding peptidoglycan-associated lipoprotein Pal, whose product is MQLNKVLKGLMLALPVMAIAACSSHKNASDQSGEGMMGAGTGMNGSGNMSSEEQARLQMQQLQQNNIVYFDLDKYDIRSDFAAMLDAHANFLRSNPSYKVTVEGHADERGTPEYNISLGERRANAVKMYLQGKGVSADQISIVSYGKEKPAVLGHDEAAYAKNRRAVLVY